The proteins below come from a single Necator americanus strain Aroian chromosome V, whole genome shotgun sequence genomic window:
- a CDS encoding hypothetical protein (NECATOR_CHRV.G20155.T3) → MHGDVLSLSHVFFVIHACTRLFCEPCIVTQRDAGWKMDSVQQFSRSDFNNTFAHVLSSGNNSLMGMSLTGALPLETFPSISNGCPVECLTTLTAYKDNKLNTVVMLRPADVNVFTGYTSMNVDSLVCATSAGNCGAIVPLFLHYSGINQDYYIGWQPEAQSPYSVQYSGNPLCYLWLNSSYVTALNTTISSIILNSTTANFNASVSTTPNPSSQNLTTTGFSPATTSQPITVNTTTTLLNGSTTTSSNSTIGTTSAYVTTTSPFVASNDTIPSTPTYDHHGEKKKRSTSNFWPLVLAGVVGLGVLVITILALSTLSIIRSGRRAIRPQKTSNSPPPPYPYTQDTSSDLPPAPVSSMPAPQPLSVNAAADLPLAPSGYT, encoded by the exons ATGCATGGTGATGTCTTATCATTATCTCATGTCTTCTTTGTAATTCATGCGTGTACTCGTCTATTTTGCGAACCATGCATAGTAACCCAGAGAG ATGCTGGATGGAAAATGGACTCAGTTCAGCAATTCTCTCGAAGCGACTTTAACA ATACTTTCGCCCATGTTTTGTCGTCTGGAAACAACTCGCTGATGGGGATGTCGTTGACCGGTGCACTACCGTTGGAAACCTTCCCTTCTATCAGCAACGGATGTCCCGTAGAATGTCTGACTACCTTGACTGCTTATAAGGATAACAAACTAA ACACTGTTGTGATGCTTCGCCCTGCTGATGTGAATGTTTTCACCGGATATACATCGATGAATGTTGATAGTCTGGTCTGTGCAACTTCTGCAGGAAACTGTGGAGCCATTGTGCCTCTCTTCTTGCACTATTCTGGAATTAATCAGG ATTACTATATTGGTTGGCAGCCGGAGGCTCAGTCACCGTATTCTGTGCAATACTCAGGAAATCCTCTTTGCTACCTATGGCTTAATAGCAg CTATGTAACTGCATTGAACACTACTATCTCTTCTATTATACTCAACAGCACCACTGCAAACTTTAATGCTTCCGTTTCCACAACACCAAACCCTTCTAGTCAGAATTTGACAACAACGGGTTTTTCTCCTGCAACAACATCACAACCGATTACTGTAAATACTACAACTACTTTATTAAACG GAAGTACTACTACTTCATCTAATTCAACTATCGGGACAACCTCGGCATATGTTACAACTACTTCGCCTTTTGTGGCGTCCAATGATACCATTCCATCTACGCCAACTTACGACCACCACG gagaaaagaagaaaaggtctACCTCGAATTTCTGGCCTCTTGTCCTCGCAGGAGTGGTTGGTCTGGGAGTGCTGGTGATCACAATA CTGGCCTTATCCACGCTAAGCATCATCAGATCTGGCAGACGTGCGATTCGTCCTCAGAAAACCTCAAATAGCCCACCTCCACCGTACCCGTATACACAGGATACATCCAGCGATCTGCCACCTGCCCCTGTTTCTTCTATGCCTGCTCCACAGCCACTTTCCGTGAACGCAGCGGCAGACTTACcgttagcaccatcagggtacACATAA